A single genomic interval of Fibrobacter sp. UWB13 harbors:
- a CDS encoding YbaB/EbfC family nucleoid-associated protein, which produces MSKMLKDLQKMQSKMLKAQNDLKAQSFDAEAGGGMVKVAMNGKGVLTMVKINPDAVDKDDVEALEDLIMAAVNSAVKKKDDAQQASISDITGGMKIPGLM; this is translated from the coding sequence ATGAGCAAGATGCTTAAGGACCTTCAGAAAATGCAGAGCAAGATGCTTAAGGCACAAAACGACCTCAAGGCACAGAGCTTTGACGCCGAAGCCGGCGGCGGAATGGTGAAGGTCGCCATGAACGGAAAGGGCGTACTCACGATGGTGAAGATCAATCCGGATGCCGTCGACAAGGACGATGTAGAAGCTCTCGAAGACCTCATTATGGCTGCCGTGAACTCAGCCGTCAAGAAGAAAGACGACGCCCAGCAGGCAAGCATTTCGGACATCACTGGCGGCATGAAAATCCCCGGTTTGATGTAA
- a CDS encoding TolC family protein produces MSRKFLVLSALALGLMVPASAKVYTRDEAIKTAMENSSDIKSAEEDLVSANSQVDAGYGNAYPSIDLSANVTRIFGLDDVKLGTPMADAAKDSTLGANKFDKERVAPALDKMINGMSTQGYRWQSSVGLTLTQVLYAAGKVGTAIDIAKAYKHLQEVNLENTKSNVRYEVDNAFDQLIYLDSSIAIVDESMKITQDNIDFVEQGVKSGLATELDFARVQLAMEALKVDRKTLEDKRLLAKNALLNTMGLDWDNDVQFNGELRSPESNLPYPDTSMASVKQRRRELVMLQATETMKEKNIEIEEGGYKPTIALVGGLKYANNQNKITEWDAPKWDKLNKYVSLNLSMNLFNGMQTKEAVVQAKSSLRSTQIQKETAERGFRVQIESCAQTLASAERNLEVLKNNIDLAQRIYDMTDAAFRNGMETQLNLLTANMDLRKAKLNYLQGILNWNTAYNALLQATGEY; encoded by the coding sequence ATGTCAAGGAAATTTTTAGTCCTTTCTGCCCTCGCTTTAGGGCTGATGGTACCGGCCTCGGCAAAAGTCTACACTCGAGATGAGGCGATCAAGACCGCCATGGAAAATTCTTCGGACATCAAGAGCGCCGAAGAAGATCTCGTTTCTGCAAATTCCCAAGTAGACGCTGGGTATGGTAACGCCTACCCGTCCATTGACCTTAGCGCCAATGTAACCCGTATTTTCGGGCTTGATGACGTCAAGCTTGGCACCCCCATGGCCGACGCCGCCAAGGATTCCACTTTGGGCGCCAACAAGTTCGATAAAGAACGTGTCGCTCCTGCTCTAGACAAGATGATCAATGGTATGAGCACACAAGGTTACCGCTGGCAGTCCAGCGTGGGCCTCACGCTAACCCAGGTGCTCTACGCCGCAGGCAAGGTTGGTACCGCTATCGATATCGCCAAGGCTTATAAGCACTTGCAAGAGGTCAACCTCGAAAATACGAAGTCGAATGTCCGCTACGAAGTCGATAACGCTTTTGACCAGCTCATTTACTTGGATTCCTCCATCGCCATTGTTGACGAAAGCATGAAGATTACACAAGACAACATTGACTTTGTGGAACAAGGCGTCAAGAGCGGACTTGCCACAGAACTTGATTTCGCTAGAGTCCAGCTCGCCATGGAAGCCCTCAAGGTAGACAGAAAGACACTCGAAGACAAGCGCCTCCTTGCCAAGAACGCACTCCTCAACACCATGGGTCTTGACTGGGACAACGACGTTCAATTCAACGGAGAACTCCGTAGCCCGGAATCCAACCTCCCGTACCCGGACACCTCCATGGCAAGCGTCAAACAGCGTCGTAGAGAATTGGTGATGCTCCAAGCTACCGAAACGATGAAAGAAAAGAACATCGAAATCGAAGAAGGTGGCTACAAGCCGACAATCGCATTGGTTGGTGGTCTCAAGTACGCAAACAACCAAAACAAGATTACCGAATGGGACGCACCGAAATGGGACAAGCTCAATAAATACGTTTCTTTGAACTTGTCGATGAACCTTTTCAATGGCATGCAGACCAAGGAAGCAGTGGTCCAAGCTAAATCCAGCCTCCGCAGCACCCAGATCCAGAAAGAAACCGCAGAACGCGGCTTCCGCGTGCAAATCGAAAGCTGCGCACAGACACTCGCCTCCGCAGAACGCAATCTTGAAGTTTTGAAAAATAACATTGACCTGGCCCAACGCATCTACGACATGACCGACGCGGCTTTCAGAAACGGCATGGAAACGCAGCTCAACCTGCTTACCGCCAACATGGACCTCCGCAAGGCAAAACTCAACTACTTGCAGGGAATTCTCAACTGGAACACCGCTTATAACGCACTGCTCCAAGCCACAGGTGAATACTAA
- the pheT gene encoding phenylalanine--tRNA ligase subunit beta, translating to MKVSLNWLRRHVDLPESAEDVAKALTSIGLEVEGMEEPGKVYDKLLVAKVLTCDPHPDSDHLHITTVNDGTNTIQVVCGAPNVAAGQTVVLAPIGAELPLPDGTKLKMKKSKIRGVESFGMICAEDEIGLSDDHGGIMVLDDSIPAGTPFVSLGMYDVCFELNVTPNRPDALSHRGVARELAAKFNRPLKPLAYNFKEDSEDASAAISLEVVPGCGCSRYVGRVIKDVKVEKSPAWLAKLLHAVGMNSINNVVDITNFILMDVGQPLHSFDMDQLHGNKIKVRRAVKGEHIETIDHTAHELIENDLVICDGDRPACVAGVMGGVESEIVDATKNVFLESAWFNPTVIRKQAKRLCISTDSSYRFEREIDFATQDEYSKYACAMIQEVAGGRILKGSVEYTGEDHKKENNQVTLRVARAAKVIGMEVSAEQIEKFLTGIALEVVKKDAESLTFKIPSFRPDLEREVDLIEEIARLIGFDNIPYSLPKFTMQPNELPAIEVLNRKIRKTLSAMGLHECLSLRFTSKARTEALFGPESDDRRSKPALLLNPLSEELGAVPTSLLPNLLKAVAENEKNRPGSVRLFEVAKGQFKRARKDERDPGFDESNLVALTIAGNFDTDPLNDKPKQIDFAAFKGFVQSFFKRLGLVVEFRAAAKPELFLHPGKQAEIVCNGTVLGTMGELHPNCLKANEISYETYVMEADMDKMEHESHKKIVFQPFSRQVPSTRDISIEVAKSMTHEDVLARIKALNPKNLAKITLKSIYEGEKIEAGKKNMVYSLTYQAMDRTLTDEEVNKAHNKLRDKLVANGDIVLR from the coding sequence ATGAAAGTTTCTTTGAATTGGCTTAGACGTCACGTTGACCTTCCGGAATCTGCGGAAGATGTCGCAAAGGCGCTCACCTCCATCGGTCTCGAAGTTGAAGGCATGGAAGAACCGGGCAAGGTCTATGACAAGTTGCTCGTTGCAAAGGTTCTCACTTGCGATCCGCACCCGGATAGCGATCACTTGCACATCACTACCGTGAACGACGGCACGAACACCATCCAGGTTGTTTGCGGAGCCCCGAACGTCGCAGCAGGTCAGACGGTTGTGCTCGCCCCGATTGGCGCAGAACTCCCGCTCCCTGATGGCACCAAGCTCAAGATGAAGAAATCTAAGATTCGCGGTGTCGAAAGCTTCGGCATGATTTGCGCCGAAGACGAAATCGGTCTTTCTGACGACCACGGTGGAATCATGGTTCTCGACGATTCCATCCCGGCTGGTACGCCGTTCGTAAGCCTCGGCATGTACGATGTCTGCTTCGAACTGAACGTCACGCCGAACCGCCCGGATGCGCTCAGCCACCGCGGTGTCGCACGCGAACTCGCCGCCAAGTTTAACCGTCCGCTCAAGCCGCTCGCTTACAACTTCAAGGAAGATTCCGAAGACGCAAGCGCTGCTATCAGCCTCGAAGTCGTTCCGGGCTGCGGTTGCTCCCGCTATGTGGGTCGCGTCATCAAGGACGTGAAGGTTGAAAAGTCCCCGGCATGGCTTGCTAAGCTTTTGCACGCTGTCGGCATGAACAGCATCAACAACGTCGTCGATATCACGAACTTCATCTTGATGGACGTCGGTCAGCCGCTCCACAGCTTTGACATGGACCAGCTCCACGGCAACAAGATCAAGGTCCGCCGCGCCGTCAAGGGCGAGCATATTGAAACGATCGACCACACCGCACACGAACTCATCGAAAACGACCTCGTGATTTGCGATGGTGACCGTCCGGCTTGCGTCGCTGGCGTGATGGGCGGTGTCGAATCCGAAATCGTCGACGCTACTAAGAACGTGTTCCTCGAAAGCGCATGGTTCAACCCGACCGTTATCCGCAAGCAGGCCAAGCGCCTCTGCATTTCTACGGACTCCAGCTACCGCTTCGAACGCGAAATTGACTTTGCAACGCAGGACGAATACAGCAAGTACGCTTGCGCCATGATCCAGGAAGTCGCTGGTGGCCGCATCCTCAAGGGTTCCGTCGAATACACCGGCGAAGACCACAAGAAGGAAAACAACCAGGTCACGCTCCGCGTCGCTCGCGCCGCCAAGGTCATCGGCATGGAAGTTTCCGCCGAACAGATTGAAAAGTTCCTCACGGGTATCGCTCTCGAAGTCGTGAAGAAGGACGCCGAATCTCTCACGTTCAAGATTCCGAGCTTCCGCCCGGACCTCGAACGCGAAGTCGACCTCATCGAAGAAATCGCTCGCCTCATCGGCTTTGACAACATTCCGTACAGCTTGCCGAAGTTCACGATGCAGCCGAACGAACTCCCGGCTATCGAAGTTTTGAACCGCAAGATCCGCAAGACGCTTTCTGCCATGGGTCTCCACGAATGCTTGAGCCTCCGCTTCACAAGCAAGGCACGCACCGAAGCCCTCTTTGGCCCTGAAAGTGACGACCGTCGCAGCAAGCCGGCTCTCCTCTTGAATCCGCTTTCCGAAGAACTCGGTGCTGTGCCGACAAGCCTCCTCCCGAATTTGCTCAAGGCTGTTGCCGAAAACGAAAAGAACCGTCCGGGTTCTGTTCGTCTGTTCGAAGTTGCCAAGGGACAGTTCAAGCGCGCTCGCAAGGACGAACGCGATCCGGGCTTTGACGAATCCAACCTCGTCGCCCTTACCATCGCTGGAAACTTTGATACCGATCCGCTCAACGACAAGCCGAAGCAGATTGACTTTGCCGCCTTCAAGGGCTTTGTCCAGAGCTTCTTCAAGCGTCTCGGTCTCGTCGTGGAATTCCGCGCCGCCGCAAAGCCGGAACTCTTCCTCCACCCGGGCAAGCAGGCTGAAATCGTCTGCAACGGCACGGTTCTTGGAACGATGGGCGAACTCCACCCGAACTGCCTCAAGGCTAACGAAATCAGCTACGAGACTTACGTGATGGAAGCCGACATGGACAAGATGGAACACGAAAGCCACAAGAAGATTGTGTTCCAGCCGTTCAGCCGCCAAGTGCCTTCGACCCGCGACATCTCTATCGAAGTTGCAAAGTCGATGACTCACGAAGATGTGCTCGCCCGCATCAAGGCTCTCAACCCGAAGAACCTCGCAAAGATTACTCTCAAGAGCATCTACGAAGGTGAAAAGATTGAAGCCGGCAAGAAGAACATGGTTTACAGCCTCACCTACCAGGCTATGGACCGCACGCTCACGGACGAAGAAGTCAACAAGGCTCACAACAAGCTTCGCGACAAGCTCGTCGCAAACGGCGACATCGTTCTCCGCTAG
- the dnaX gene encoding DNA polymerase III subunit gamma/tau, whose translation MAYIAMARKWRPQSFSDMVGQEHIAKTLENAIQGGRLHHAFLFTGTRGVGKTTSARILARTLNCKGNDPLHPCGQCDSCKDIAGGNPMDVYEIDAASNTSVDNIRDVIERVQYPPVIGKYKIFIIDEVHMLSTGAFNALLKTLEEPPSHVIFIFATTEVNKVPQTILSRVQRFDFKRLTVDQIRSRLRYICEQEGIKATDEALDIFAEKADGSMRDGLTYFDQAYAFTGNEMTAESVRSVLGIPPVELFFSLIQSIENHDIKGCFRMVDDAVKIGIEFIPLLDGFGKFLRNLLYARLDAFTPDALNITEELYTKYKSCAQSLTNGDILRISKMLIDLQGTLRYSTNPRLLVETTFARMAWLDRLVDLRKALAAINDPKSAENDAVKKKVTEVSAMIDAQEEVQASYDDPFAGYDQGGVQAFSRYEIAAAWPSILSNIANDGDYVFSAAIAGTTLETGDPEQNPFPIALTYAGTTENAENWGYRQMTEHPEYVERVTRILEDRLQTKIALSIRTRAFTESELAEQRAAKMSPYELDLEKEPGLSKLQQMFATELVFTKKLKKAAIVSQCDDEDCDA comes from the coding sequence ATGGCATACATCGCAATGGCGCGTAAGTGGCGCCCGCAATCATTCAGCGATATGGTCGGTCAGGAACATATCGCAAAGACTCTTGAGAACGCCATTCAGGGCGGTCGTCTCCATCATGCATTCCTTTTTACCGGCACCCGTGGTGTGGGCAAGACTACTAGCGCTCGCATCCTCGCCCGCACGCTCAACTGCAAGGGCAATGACCCGCTGCACCCGTGTGGGCAGTGCGACAGCTGCAAGGATATCGCCGGCGGAAACCCGATGGACGTCTATGAAATAGATGCGGCCTCTAACACCAGCGTCGACAACATCCGCGATGTGATTGAACGTGTGCAGTACCCGCCCGTCATCGGCAAGTACAAGATCTTCATCATCGACGAAGTCCACATGCTCTCGACAGGCGCCTTCAACGCTCTCCTCAAGACGCTCGAAGAACCGCCGTCCCACGTGATTTTCATCTTTGCAACGACCGAAGTCAACAAGGTTCCGCAAACGATTTTGAGCCGTGTGCAGCGTTTTGACTTCAAGCGCCTGACCGTAGACCAGATCCGCAGCCGCCTCCGCTACATTTGCGAACAGGAAGGCATCAAGGCTACCGACGAAGCCCTCGACATCTTTGCCGAAAAGGCCGACGGTTCCATGCGTGACGGTCTCACCTACTTTGACCAGGCATACGCCTTTACCGGAAACGAGATGACCGCGGAATCCGTCCGCTCCGTCCTCGGCATCCCACCTGTAGAACTTTTCTTCTCGCTCATCCAGTCCATCGAAAACCACGACATCAAGGGTTGCTTCCGCATGGTGGATGACGCTGTGAAAATCGGTATCGAGTTCATCCCGCTGCTCGACGGCTTTGGCAAGTTCCTCCGCAATTTGCTCTACGCCCGCCTCGACGCCTTCACGCCGGATGCACTCAACATCACCGAAGAACTTTACACCAAGTACAAGAGCTGCGCACAAAGTCTTACGAACGGCGACATTCTCCGCATAAGCAAGATGCTTATCGACTTGCAGGGTACGCTCCGCTACAGCACGAACCCGCGCCTCCTCGTCGAAACGACGTTCGCCCGAATGGCTTGGCTCGACCGACTGGTCGATTTGCGAAAAGCTCTTGCAGCGATTAACGATCCTAAAAGCGCCGAAAACGACGCGGTAAAAAAAAAAGTAACTGAAGTCAGCGCCATGATAGACGCCCAGGAAGAAGTCCAGGCGTCTTATGATGACCCATTTGCAGGCTACGATCAAGGTGGCGTGCAGGCATTTTCACGTTACGAGATTGCCGCCGCATGGCCATCCATCCTCTCCAACATCGCTAACGACGGCGACTACGTGTTCTCCGCCGCCATTGCAGGCACAACGCTTGAAACAGGCGACCCCGAACAGAACCCGTTCCCGATTGCGCTCACCTACGCGGGCACGACTGAGAATGCCGAAAACTGGGGCTACCGCCAGATGACGGAGCATCCCGAATACGTCGAACGCGTGACACGCATTTTGGAAGACCGCCTACAAACAAAGATTGCGCTTTCCATCCGCACGCGCGCCTTCACCGAGAGCGAACTTGCCGAGCAGCGCGCCGCCAAGATGAGCCCGTATGAACTCGACCTGGAAAAGGAACCGGGACTTTCAAAACTCCAGCAGATGTTTGCAACGGAACTCGTTTTCACCAAGAAACTCAAGAAAGCGGCCATCGTTTCACAATGCGACGACGAGGATTGCGACGCATAG